A stretch of the Dioscorea cayenensis subsp. rotundata cultivar TDr96_F1 chromosome 4, TDr96_F1_v2_PseudoChromosome.rev07_lg8_w22 25.fasta, whole genome shotgun sequence genome encodes the following:
- the LOC120259114 gene encoding protein PIN-LIKES 2: MDNEMRTRGEDLLSAVVPLMKLLCLTVIGLVLGHPRIQIVPRATFRLLSKLVFALFLPCLIFVQLGQSITFEEALEWWFIPVNVLISTAIGCTLGYIVAIVCRPPPQFFRFTVIMTGFGNTGNLPIAIVGSVCHSPDNLFGPSCHRRGVAYVSFAQWVAVILVYTFVYHMMEPPMAYYEIVPEEVEIQEEPVTPSNFSRPLLHEAEWPGMADKETEHSKRPFIARVFMSISGSSQNTFPDIDLTEEGGATTSCHSPKSIHCLAEPKVVRRMRIVAEETPIKHILQPPTLASLLAIIVGMVPIFRDFMFGSDAPLAVLTDSLEILAGAVVPSVMLILGGMLADGPNDSSLGLRTIIGITVTRLLVLPLVGIGVVALADKLHLLGEADQMFRFVLLLQYTMPSAILLGAIASLRGYAVREASALLFWQHICAIIPLSIYVFVYFKLLSYV, from the coding sequence ATGGACAACGAAATGAGAACTCGAGGCGAAGACTTATTAAGTGCTGTCGTGCCCTTGATGAAACTTTTGTGCCTCACAGTCATAGGTCTTGTACTTGGCCATCCACGAATCCAAATTGTTCCTCGGGCCACCTTTAGGCTCCTTAGCAAACTTGTCTTTGCTCTTTTCCTCCCTTGCCTCATATTTGTCCAACTTGGCCAATCCATCACCTTCGAAGAAGCCCTTGAATGGTGGTTCATCCCTGTCAATGTGCTTATTAGTACGGCCATTGGCTGCACTCTCGGCTATATTGTTGCTATCGTGTGCCGCCCCCCACCCCAATTCTTCCGTTTCACTGTTATCATGACCGGATTTGGCAACACTGGGAATCTTCCGATCGCCATTGTTGGATCTGTATGTCATAGCCCTGACAATCTTTTCGGTCCTAGTTGTCACCGGAGAGGTGTGGCATATGTTTCTTTCGCCCAATGGGTCGCTGTAATTCTTGTCTACACCTTTGTATACCACATGATGGAGCCTCCAATGGCATACTATGAGATTGTACCTGAGGAAGTTGAGATCCAGGAGGAGCCAGTCACTCCCAGCAATTTCAGTAGGCCTCTCCTTCATGAAGCTGAGTGGCCTGGGATGGCAGACAAGGAAACCGAACATTCCAAGAGACCATTCATTGCCAGAGTCTTTATGAGTATTTCAGGCTCTTCTCAGAACACCTTCCCTGATATTGATTTAACTGAAGAGGGAGGAGCCACCACAAGCTGTCATAGTCCAAAGTCTATTCACTGCTTGGCAGAACCAAAGGTTGTCCGAAGAATGAGAATTGTGGCAGAAGAAACTCCAATCAAACACATTCTTCAGCCCCCGACTCTCGCTTCCTTGCTAGCCATCATTGTCGGCATGGTTCCAATTTTCAGAGATTTCATGTTTGGCAGTGATGCACCACTCGCTGTCTTAACAGACAGTTTAGAGATCTTGGCCGGAGCAGTTGTTCCGTCAGTAATGCTGATTCTTGGAGGGATGCTTGCCGATGGTCCCAATGATTCATCACTCGGCCTTAGAACAATTATTGGGATCACTGTGACTAGGCTTTTGGTGCTACCTCTAGTGGGAATCGGAGTGGTGGCATTGGCTGATAAATTGCATCTATTGGGAGAGGCAGATCAAATGTTTCGGTTTGTACTTTTGTTGCAATACACAATGCCGAGTGCCATTCTATTGGGAGCAATCGCGAGCTTGAGGGGATATGCTGTTCGTGAAGCATCTGCACTCTTGTTCTGGCAGCATATATGTGCAATAATCCCGCTTTcaatttatgtatttgtttaCTTCAAGTTGCTCTCTTATGTCTGA